A stretch of Bacillota bacterium DNA encodes these proteins:
- a CDS encoding flagellar protein FlgN has product MEGSRSPHDMARETHECRAKELEVYEAMLTLSQRQRDAILGADWNGLERATREKEKLIVQATQLGARVAALIDECALATGVRNHECLARAGAEVGSCLLNAKIARVLSELLTFENSNQELLESAMEPVREELKAVRTGKRALRAYWGQPAVRAHGLIDGDA; this is encoded by the coding sequence GTGGAGGGTTCTCGAAGCCCCCACGACATGGCGCGGGAGACGCACGAGTGCCGTGCGAAGGAACTCGAGGTGTACGAAGCCATGCTCACTCTCTCCCAGCGACAGCGCGACGCCATCCTGGGCGCTGACTGGAATGGGCTCGAGCGCGCCACCCGGGAGAAAGAGAAGCTGATCGTGCAGGCGACGCAGCTGGGAGCGCGGGTTGCGGCTCTGATCGACGAGTGTGCGCTGGCCACAGGCGTCCGCAACCACGAGTGTTTGGCCCGAGCAGGTGCAGAGGTCGGTTCCTGCCTGCTGAATGCGAAGATCGCCAGGGTCCTCAGCGAGTTGCTCACCTTCGAGAACTCGAACCAAGAACTGCTTGAGTCTGCCATGGAACCGGTTCGGGAAGAGCTCAAAGCGGTGAGAACCGGAAAACGGGCCCTTCGTGCTTACTGGGGCCAACCAGCGGTGCGTGCACACGGGCTCATAGATGGGGATGCCTGA
- the fliS gene encoding flagellar export chaperone FliS, protein MTANPYGKYQETQVQTAPPETLVLMLYDGAIRFAGQGKADLLEGRRESAHRNLVRAQDILVELQTSLDFNMGEVAFNLWRIYEYLEHRLVEANTKRSSEPIDEVIGMLSDLRQTWAQAIRHARGMTAKTGG, encoded by the coding sequence ATGACGGCGAACCCGTACGGCAAGTACCAGGAGACGCAAGTTCAAACTGCCCCTCCCGAGACTCTGGTTCTGATGCTCTACGATGGGGCCATTAGATTCGCAGGCCAGGGGAAAGCCGACCTTCTAGAAGGCAGGCGGGAGTCGGCGCACAGGAATCTCGTCCGTGCCCAGGACATCCTGGTGGAACTCCAGACATCACTGGATTTCAACATGGGCGAGGTTGCGTTCAACCTCTGGAGGATCTATGAGTACCTCGAGCACCGCCTAGTGGAGGCGAACACCAAACGCTCCTCAGAGCCCATCGATGAGGTCATCGGGATGCTCTCAGATCTGAGGCAGACCTGGGCGCAAGCTATCCGCCACGCGCGAGGCATGACAGCGAAGACCGGGGGGTGA
- the fliD gene encoding flagellar filament capping protein FliD has product MAGTMRIGGLVAGIDTSELVQQLMAIERRPVLAMQVRQDTIKTKTDAWRDVATRLSSLRSKAAALKSAAAINIKTATSSDSSILTATASAGAINGVYRIWIDRVATSTRVTGSQSLGQPLNIGERLSEAGFATAPTVGWFTINGKVVTIDQDTVMSDGVDDASSNSVIGRINSSGAGVVASVVNNRLVLRAPSGSIQLGAGGDTSNFLSAAKVLGGQIAATITSGVAEHSENAGAVASDVAAGATITFTYDGVEYTTAESDISGAAAGITSLADLAFQISQAMNRALGDSGSVLVSVVDGEGPGEATLVVQDGRTGGTLAITSATDSGLGCLLEQGGATSGSTITSYGNLGVVKAGAALYTSRLAGVLNDSVTSGVAEGATEGTLAVALVGTETVTFRYHGEEYTTEALSAGDDMAAVAADLEAKMNAAAGLDPGTIRVKVSGLGGAQNDMFVITDTATPEGSTANSITVSAAPKALGLAASDGGTNRGLFVINGVAIQYDRYSDSLTSVINRINASSAQVTAAYDTLEDRLVLTAKYTGSISISSEDVGGGFLGAAGILGATQVPGENALFRVDTVNGGTQLSSASNTVSGIIPGVTLELKEAGENASTITVSQNVDAGYSAIKSFVDQYNSVLDLISSLTSYNSTTKSAGTLQANGTVLGIASRLRTLAMETVSGLPAATNSLLAIGISTGAIGSTDGRSGKLVIDDAKLKAALTSNPEGVTKLFSEPNTGIAARFDTYISGLVQAGTGLIPKTQANLDAEAKMVSRRITDAERRLEVREATLIKQFTAMEKALSSMRSQSAWLNTQFTSMW; this is encoded by the coding sequence CACCAGGCTTTCATCCCTAAGATCCAAGGCGGCTGCACTCAAGTCTGCTGCGGCGATCAACATTAAGACAGCGACCTCGTCGGACTCCTCGATCCTCACTGCTACCGCGTCCGCAGGCGCGATCAACGGCGTGTACAGAATCTGGATCGACAGGGTCGCCACTTCGACCAGGGTGACTGGGTCTCAATCCCTCGGGCAGCCCCTGAACATCGGGGAGAGGTTGAGCGAGGCCGGGTTCGCCACTGCCCCGACCGTGGGGTGGTTCACCATCAACGGGAAGGTGGTGACGATCGATCAGGACACGGTCATGAGCGATGGGGTGGACGATGCATCTTCAAACTCCGTGATCGGAAGGATCAACTCGAGTGGGGCAGGCGTTGTGGCATCTGTGGTGAACAACCGTCTTGTGCTCCGGGCGCCTTCGGGCTCCATCCAGCTTGGCGCAGGCGGAGACACCAGCAACTTCCTCTCAGCCGCCAAGGTGCTCGGCGGTCAGATCGCCGCCACAATCACGTCTGGAGTCGCTGAGCACTCGGAGAACGCCGGCGCCGTGGCGTCCGACGTTGCGGCTGGCGCCACCATCACCTTCACCTATGACGGCGTTGAGTACACCACTGCGGAGTCAGATATCTCGGGCGCTGCAGCGGGGATAACCTCCCTCGCTGATCTGGCCTTCCAGATCTCCCAGGCCATGAACAGGGCGCTCGGCGACTCCGGTTCCGTACTGGTCAGTGTGGTCGATGGGGAGGGCCCTGGGGAGGCCACGCTCGTGGTGCAGGACGGCCGGACGGGCGGAACGCTCGCCATCACATCCGCCACAGACTCCGGTCTCGGGTGTCTGCTCGAGCAGGGGGGAGCCACCTCAGGATCGACCATCACAAGCTATGGAAATCTCGGAGTGGTCAAGGCAGGGGCGGCTCTCTACACCAGCAGGCTCGCGGGGGTTCTGAACGACTCTGTGACAAGTGGAGTGGCGGAAGGGGCAACCGAAGGGACACTTGCAGTCGCCCTGGTCGGAACGGAGACAGTTACGTTCCGTTATCACGGAGAGGAGTACACCACAGAGGCGCTTTCGGCAGGGGACGACATGGCCGCAGTCGCGGCGGACCTTGAGGCGAAGATGAACGCTGCCGCCGGGCTTGATCCCGGCACCATAAGAGTGAAGGTCTCTGGGCTCGGCGGGGCTCAGAACGACATGTTCGTGATTACAGACACGGCAACGCCCGAAGGGTCCACTGCCAACTCTATTACCGTATCTGCCGCCCCCAAGGCTCTTGGGCTTGCAGCCTCTGACGGCGGGACTAACCGGGGGCTCTTTGTCATCAACGGGGTCGCGATACAGTACGACCGGTATTCGGACTCGCTTACGAGCGTGATCAATCGCATAAACGCATCTTCCGCCCAAGTGACAGCGGCATATGACACTCTCGAGGACCGGCTAGTGCTCACAGCCAAGTACACCGGGAGCATTTCCATCAGCTCCGAGGATGTCGGGGGCGGCTTCCTCGGAGCTGCGGGTATCCTTGGTGCAACACAGGTGCCTGGCGAGAATGCTCTGTTCCGCGTGGACACCGTGAACGGCGGCACACAACTATCTTCTGCGTCGAACACAGTGTCAGGTATCATCCCCGGCGTCACTCTCGAGCTCAAGGAGGCGGGTGAGAACGCTTCCACCATAACGGTTTCCCAAAATGTGGACGCAGGATACTCTGCAATCAAGAGCTTTGTGGACCAGTACAACTCTGTGCTGGATCTCATCTCCAGCCTCACATCCTACAACTCGACCACCAAAAGTGCCGGCACCCTGCAGGCAAACGGAACAGTTCTCGGGATCGCCTCCCGTCTGCGAACCCTCGCCATGGAAACGGTGTCTGGGCTCCCGGCTGCGACCAACAGTCTTCTTGCCATCGGTATATCGACTGGCGCAATTGGCTCGACCGACGGGAGGTCAGGAAAGCTCGTCATAGACGACGCTAAGCTCAAGGCGGCTCTCACCTCGAACCCGGAGGGCGTGACAAAGCTCTTCAGCGAGCCGAATACCGGGATCGCGGCAAGGTTCGACACATACATAAGTGGGCTAGTCCAGGCCGGGACCGGTCTCATACCCAAGACCCAGGCCAACCTGGACGCTGAGGCCAAGATGGTGTCCAGGAGGATAACTGATGCTGAGCGGAGACTTGAAGTGAGGGAAGCCACTCTCATCAAGCAGTTCACTGCGATGGAGAAGGCGCTCTCGTCCATGCGGAGCCAGAGCGCCTGGCTGAATACGCAATTCACGTCCATGTGGTAG